The Streptococcus pantholopis genome has a segment encoding these proteins:
- a CDS encoding IreB family regulatory phosphoprotein, which yields MGFTDETVRFNLDDSNKKEISETLTAVYRSLEEKGYNPINQIVGYVLSGDPAYVPRYNDARNQIRKYERDEIVEELVRYYLQGNGIDLK from the coding sequence ATGGGGTTTACAGATGAGACTGTCCGCTTTAACTTAGATGATAGTAATAAAAAAGAAATCAGTGAGACGCTGACAGCAGTTTACCGTTCTTTAGAAGAAAAGGGCTATAATCCGATTAACCAGATTGTTGGTTATGTATTGAGCGGCGATCCTGCTTATGTGCCGCGTTATAATGATGCCAGAAATCAGATTCGCAAGTATGAACGAGATGAAATTGTTGAGGAATTGGTTCGTTATTATCTCCAA
- a CDS encoding LytTR family DNA-binding domain-containing protein produces the protein MKLEIIKDLSLKETFIKIYLSHMNPKNQRIIDFIKYDSDYNYLYGSRNSKIYLLQPDWIVRFYTENKKVFIETAQSIYQSKYRLYQLEELLPKYFIRSSHSEIINTKQIKELNLSFKGTIQVVFKSGQNTFVSRRSIPNFKKALGL, from the coding sequence ATGAAACTTGAAATCATTAAAGATCTAAGTCTCAAAGAGACATTTATTAAAATCTATCTCAGTCATATGAATCCTAAAAATCAGAGAATTATTGATTTTATAAAGTATGATTCTGACTATAATTACCTTTATGGCAGCCGGAATAGCAAAATTTATCTGCTGCAACCTGACTGGATTGTCCGATTCTACACAGAAAATAAAAAAGTCTTTATTGAAACAGCGCAGTCAATTTATCAGTCTAAATACCGTCTTTATCAGTTAGAAGAGCTGCTCCCCAAATATTTTATCAGAAGTTCTCATAGTGAAATTATTAATACTAAACAGATTAAAGAGCTCAATCTCAGTTTTAAGGGCACTATACAAGTTGTTTTTAAAAGCGGCCAAAACACCTTTGTTTCCCGCCGTTCTATCCCTAACTTTAAAAAAGCACTGGGACTCTGA